The following nucleotide sequence is from Salvelinus namaycush isolate Seneca chromosome 23, SaNama_1.0, whole genome shotgun sequence.
gtctctcctctgttactctctctgtctctcctctgttactctctgtctctctgtctctcctctgttactctctgtctctcctctgtactctctgtctctcctctgttactgtctctctgtctctcctctgttactgtctctctgtctctcctctgttactgtctctgtctctcctctgttactgtctctctgtctctcctctgttactctctctgtctctcctctgttactgtctctctgtctctcctctgttactctctctgtctctcctctgttactctctgtctctctgtctctcctctgttactctctgtctctcctctgtactctctgtctctcctctgttactgtctctctgtctctcctctgttactgtctctctgtctctcctctgttactgtctctctctgtctctcctctgttactgtctctctgtctctcctctgttactctctctgtctctcctctgttactctctgtctctctgtctctcctctgttactctctgtctctctgtctctcctctgtactctctgtctctcctctgttactctctctgtctctcctctgttactgtctctctctgtctctcctctgttactgtctctctctgtctctcctctgttactctctctgtctctcctctgttactctctctgtctctcctctgttactgtctctctgtctctcctctgttactctctctgtctctcctctgttactgtctctctgtctctcctctgttactgtctctctgtctctcctctgttactctctgtctctctgtctctcctctgttactctctgtctctcctctgtactctctgtctctctgtctctcctctgttactctctctctctgttactctctctgttactctctctctgttactctgtactctctgtctctcctctgtactctctgtctctcctctgttactctctctgtctctcctctgttactgtctctctctgtctctcccctgttactctctctgtctctcctctgttactctctctgtctctcctctgttactgtctctctgtctctcctctgttactgtctctctctgtctctcctctgttactctctctgtctctcctctgttactgtctctctgtctctcctctgttactctctgtctctctgtctctcctctgttactctctgtctctctgtctctcctctgttactctctgtctctctgtctctcctctgttactctctgtctctctgtctctcctctgttactctctgtctctctgtctctcctctgttactctctctctctgttactctctctgttactctctctctgttactctctctgtctctcctctgttactgtctctctgtctctcctctgttactgtctctctctgtctctcctctgttactctctctgtctctcctctgttactgtctctcctctgttactctctgtctctctgtctctcctctgttactctctgtctctctgtctctcctctgtactctctgtctctctgtctctcctctgttactctctctctctgttactctctctgttactctctctctgttactctgtctctctgtctctcctctgttactctctctctctgttactctctgtctctcctctgttactgtctctctctgtctctcctctgttactctctctgtctctcctctgttactgtctctctgtctctcctctgttactctctgtctctcctctgttactctctgtctctcctctgttactctctgtctctctgtctctcctctgttactctctgtctctctgtctctcctctgttactctctctctctctgttactctctctctgttactctgtctctccgtctctcctctgttactctctctctctgttactctctctctgttactctgtctctctgtctctcctctgttactctctctctctgttactctctctctctgttactctctctctgttactctgtctctctgtctctcctctgttactgtctctgtctctcctctgttactgtctctctgtctctcctctgttactctctctgtctctcctctgttactgtctctctgtctctcctctgttactctctctgtctctcctctgttactctctgtctctctgtctctcctctgttactctctgtctctcctctgtactctctgtctctcctctgttactgtctctctgtctctcctctgttactgtctctctgtctctcctctgttactgtctctctctgtctctcctctgttactgtctctctgtctctcctctgttactctctctgtctctcctctgttactctctgtctctctgtctctcctctgttactctctgtctctctgtctctcctctgtactctctgtctctcctctgttactctctctgtctctcctctgttactgtctctctctgtctctcctctgttactgtctctctctgtctctcctctgttactctctctgtctctcctctgttactctctctgtctctcctctgttactgtctctctgtctctcctctgttactctctctgtctctcctctgttactgtctctctgtctctcctctgttactgtctctctgtctctcctctgttactctctgtctctctgtctctcctctgttactctctgtctctcctctgtactctctgtctctctgtctctcctctgttactctctctctctgttactctctctgttactctctctctgttactctgtactctctgtctctcctctgtactctctgtctctcctctgttactctctctgtctctcctctgttactgtctctctctgtctctcccctgttactctctctgtctctcctctgttactgtctctctgtctctcctctgttactctctgtctctctgtctctcctctgttactctctgtctctctgtctctcctctgttactctctgtctctctgtctctcctctgttactctctgtctctctgtctctcctctgttactctctgtctctctgtctctcctctgttactctctctctctgttactctctctgttactctctctctgttactctctctgtctctcctctgttactgtctctctgtctctcctctgttactgtctctctctgtctctcctctgttactctctctgtctctcctctgttactgtctctcctctgttactctctgtctctctgtctctcctctgttactctctgtctctctgtctctcctctgtactctctgtctctctgtctctcctctgttactctctctctctgttactctctctgttactctctctctgttactctgtctctctgtctctcctctgttactctctctctctgttactctctgtctctcctctgttactgtctctctctgtctctcctctgttactctctctgtctctcctctgttactgtctctctgtctctcctctgttactctctgtctctcctctgttactctctgtctctcctctgttactctctgtctctctgtctctcctctgttactctctgtctctctgtctctcctctgttactctctctctctctgttactctctctctgttactctgtctctccgtctctcctctgttactctctctctctgttactctctctctgttactctctctctgttactctgtctctctgtctctcctctgttactctctctctctgttactctctctctctgttactctctctctgttactctgtctctctgtctctcctctgttactctctctctctctgttactctctctctgtctctctgtctctgtctctctctgtgtgtgtgtttcatttaTTAACCTCACttctcactcccttcctccctcctctcaggGAGTATAGTCAGTGTGGGAGACCCCAAGAAGAAATACACGCGCTTCGAGAAGATCGGACAGGGGTGAGtctacactgcacacacacacacacacacacacacacacacacactacacaaacaCTTCTTCACTTTGAAATGAAataagtctctctctccccttctctgttTCCTCCCTCCTCCAGTGCGTCAGGTACGGTATATACAGCCATAGACATCGCTACAGGCCAGGAGGTGGCCATTAAACAGATGAACCTGCAGCAGCAGCCCAAGAAGGAGCTCATCATCAATGAGATCCTGGTCATGAGGGAAAACAAGAACCCCAACATAGTCAACTACCTggacaggtgagacacacacacacacaccaacatcgTTTACTAGACAGGTgagacacacgcatacaaacacacactcataaacGCACACATTGACatgtaaacacaaacacactttcaaatgtaaacacacacacattagttgTGAGAACTATATATCTACATCTTGTCTTTTGTCTCCTTCTTCATCACACACCCTAACTCCCTCACACCCTCTCATATCTTCCCCTTACAATTCAGGAACTGGTACAGTGGTGATATTTGGTGTTACCATGGTAACACGGCCTTGGTTGTTGTGTTTCTGTAGTTACCTGGTGGGGGAGGAGCTGTGGGTGGTGATGGAGTATCTGGCTGGAGGTTCTCTGACTGACGTCGTCACGGAAACCTGTATGGACGAGGCTCAGATCGCTGCTGTGTGTCGGGAGGTCAGTgctgctgcgtgtgtgtgtgtgtgtgtgtgtgtgtgtgtgtgtgtgtgtgtgtgtgtgtgtgtgtgtgtgtgtgtgtgtgtgtgtgtgtgtgtgtgtgtgtgtgtgtgtgtgtgtgtgtgtgtgtgtgtgtgtgtgtgtgtacatggctTGTTGGCCTGCTTGCTAATTCAGAAAGTGATGCCTTGAGCACTTttgtacatctctctctctctctccagtgtctgCAGGCCTTGGAGTTCCTCCATTCTAACCAGGTGATCCATCGCGACATCAAGAGTGACAACATCCTTCTGGGAATGGACGGATCAGTGAAACTCagtatgtaacacacacacacttggggtTGGACATGGGCATTAATGTGCAGTGTCTCCATTTGACCAGCAGTGGGAGCTCATAGTCTGTGTTCTAATGCGGTACTACCACCTTAGCCTTATACAGTGCATTAGAGTGCTATGTCCTATTCTAacgtgtgttctctctctcctctctagctgACTTTGGGTTCTGTGCCCAGATCACTCCAGAGCAGAGTAAGAGGAGCACCATGGTGGGAACTCCCTATTGGATGGCTCCAGAGGTGGTGACCAGGAAGGCCTACGGTCCTAAAGTTGACATCTGGTCTCTAGGCATCATGGCTATAGAGATGGTGGAGGGAGAACCCCCTTACCTCAACGAGAACCCActcagggtgagagagagagagtgagtgagtgagtgagtgagtgagtgagtgagtgagtgagagagtgagagagtgagagagtgagagagtgagagagtgagtgagtgagtgagtgagtgagtgagtgagtgagtgagtgagtgagtgagtgtgagtgagaatCATTGAAAAGTGAAAGACTAAAGTTACATACATGGGATGCTTTAGTGAATTTCAGAATGTCTGGAATAGAAAAGGCAGAAATAAAACAATTCAATAAGCATTCGCAGCCAGTCATCCAAAACATAGTCCTATGCAGTCGTTAAATTCCTATAGAAGGCTGAGGATGTGTTCTCAACAGGCAGACAGTGTACAGTGTATAATACAGTGTATAACGgcccctgtctgtcctgtcctatCTCCTAGGCGTTGTATCTGATTGCGACCAACGGGACTCCAGAACTTCAGAACCCAGAGAAACTGTCCTCAGTCTTCAGAGACTTCCTCAACTGCTGCCTGGAGATGGatgtggagaagagagggagcgCTAATGACCTACtacaggtagagagggaggaagagcgggAGGTTGGATAGGGGAAGTATGCCTGTGGTGAATAAGGTTGGTTTGAGCATCAAACCACATCACTAGTTTTACCAGTTATAAAACTaaatccatctctcctctcctcctcctctccacagcACCAGTTCCTGAAGGTGGCCAAGCCTTTATCCAGTCTGACTCCTCTCATCCAGGCAGCCAAAGAAGCAGCTAAGGCTAACCGCTAACCTGCTAGCTGCTAGCTCCACAGATCAccccttcattctctctctctctgtcgctctccccCACTGGGGCAAACAAGACCCAGACAGGGGGTGTTTCAGGGGGTCCCATCCCCCTCAACCCCTTGACCTATCACGGTGACTGTGGGAAGGACGCTCTTACTGATGTCATCGCTGGTACTAATACTCTGATCGGATTGGAGGAGAGATCCAGGCCCAAAGACTCATGGGAGTTGTAGTTTCAGCAGGACAGTGGCTGTGGACTGGATCAtatctgacctttgacctgttTGTTTGTTGATGTCTGACTGTTATTTTCATGTGTTGAAAAAGTGCATTTTAGTTTGATCTTTTCTTAGGTGTTTTGTTTTGAGGAGAAGGGTTTGGTTGAAAGTGTAATGAAGAGACACAAAGTGGTACTGTTGATATTATCTCAGTCCCAaacgccaccctattccctacatagtgcactactttggtcacaaatagggtgccatttgggacagtcgTTCAGTCTGATCAAATGTTGGAATTCTATCTCCTTATCTctacttctctttctctccctctctttctctgtctggctGAGTGAGATGACACGCATGACAAACCTTTCTTATGGAATGTCTAAAATCATAATACAGTAGTGATGATGATTATGATGGTACATGAAGGATGCCTGTGTACGATACAGTATAGAAGAACATATCTAAATCCTATTTTTCAGTACAATCGTTGCGGTACAATGTTGGACGGATCCTAGTCCCAACCCTCTGAAGATTGAATGTACATTACATGTGAAAGAACTGCTCTGAAAAACCCCAGCCTAAAACAACCAGAAGAATATTGTCTGCATTCTTTGTTTAGCAACGTGTTTTCTTTATGCAGATGGCGCTGAAGAATACCAAGGTACCAATAAGAAGTATACTTTTTACCAGGTTTGGCTTAGTTCTGTTTTTAAAATGTAGTGTTGAAACTGCCTTTGGCCTTAAACTGTCTCACAGGTGGAAGAGTTCCAGCAGACAGTTGGACAACAACTAGTCTCTCTCACCAGACTGAGTGCTCTGCACGCTCCTGCGGCTGTGAGAAGAGACTACACAACCTTTAAATCTTGTCAGTTCCCCAGACTACTGTAGCCCACCTGAGGTTAGACAGGTTTAGAACTGGGATAGACTGGATTGAACTTGCTCAAACTGGTTTAGACTGGTTCAGACCAGTTCAGATAAGGGTGGTGATAGTTATTGAAGTCTTCTCTTCCTGTGTATTGGAGCCATAATTATGTTCATCAAATTATTGGATTATTTTGAATGAGACAAATAAAGTGAAGAAAACGCTGTATGGTGGATAGAGTCTGGCTGTCTGTAAATCTGTTTCGGGCTGTTGTGTGTACCCCTGGTTAGGTCTGTTTATATAAAGTGTTATTGTAATTTTAAGTGTGTCAGCTCCTCTGAGAGGGCTCTCATCTGAATGGGAAATTAGACTCATCACTGATTAAACTGGTAATTACTGTTGCCACAGTCTTAATCTGCCAGGCTAGACAAAGGGTCTGTGTGCGTCTGTCGCAACCCACCAGCTCTTTATTTCTAtccctttttttctctcactgCCTCCATTTATCTgcctctctcactgcctctccttctgtctctttccatctctgggagaatctcaattgcatactccttgcatcctctccttgcctcctactcaaaacccattggatgagaaagccagaggtcccacCCCTCTggccttctcctccaatgggttttgagaaggaggcaaggagagaggacatCAGGAGTATGCATTTCAGATTTTCCCTCTGtccattctctccccctctcccttgtACGTTCTTCCCCATCCTGGGCTGGTAGAATGATGATGCTCATTCTTGCTGAATCAGCACGAGAGAGAAGAGATGTGGAGGAATGCCAGAGTGTGACATCATCAGTGACATGGGCAAACAACCACaggagtagaggagagaaaaCAAATGAGAAAAACAGGGAGACCCGAGGAGAGAGTGATCAAGACACAGGCTCAGAGTTTGGCTCTGCTCAAGGGGATGGTGTGTCTGCGCTCCTTCATGTAATAatgtatgtgggtgtgtctgcgctccttcatgtaataatgtgtgtgggtgtgtctgctctccttcatgtaataatgtgtgtgggtgtgtctgcgctccttcatgtaataatgtatgtgggtgtgtctgcgctccttcatgtaataatgtatgtgggtgtgtctgctctccttcatgtaataatgtatgtgggtgtgtctgctctccttcatgtaataatgtgtgtgggtgtgtctgctctccttcatgtaataatgtgtgtgggtgtgtctgctctccttcatgtaataatgtatgtgggtgtgtctgctctccttcatgtaataatgtatgtgggtgtgtctgctctccttcatgtaataatgtgtgtgggtgtgtctgctctccttcatgtaataatgtgtgtgggtttgtctgctctccttcatgtaataatgtgtgtgggtgtgtctgctctccttcatgtaataatgtgtgtgggtgtgtctgctctccttcatgtaataatgtatgtgggtgtgtctgctctccttcatgtaataatgtgtgtgggtgtgtctgctctccttcatgtaataatgtatgtgggtgtgtctgctctccttcatgtaataatgtgtgtgggtgtgtctgctctccttcatgtaataatgtatgtgggtgtgtctgctctccttcatgtaataatgtgtgtgggtgtgtctgctctccttcatgtaataatgtatgtgggtgtgtctgctctccttcatgtaataatgtatgtgggtgtgtctgctctccttcatgtaataatgtatgtgggtgtgtctgctctccttcatgtaataatgtatgtgggtgtgtctgctctccttcatgtaataatgtgtgtgggtgtgtctgctctccttcatgtaataatgtatgtgggtgtgtctgcgctccttcatgtaataatgtgtgtgggtgtgtctgctctccttcatgtaataatgtatgtgggtgtgtctgctctccttcatgtaataatgtatgtgggtgtgtctgctctccttcatgtaataatgtatgtgggtgtgtctgctctccttcatgtaataatgtatgtgggtctgtctgctctccttcatgtaataatgtgtgtgggtgtgtctgctctccttcatgtaataatgtatgtgggtgtgtctgCTCTCCTTCATGTAATAATGTATGTGGGTGTATCTGCGCTCCTTCATGTAATAATGTGTGTGGGTTTGTCTGCTCTACTTCATGTaataatgtgtgtgggtgtgtctgctctccttcatgtaataatgtgtgtgggtgtgtctgctctccttcatgtaataatgtatgtgggtgtgtctgctctccttcatgtaataatgtgtgtgggtgtgtctgctctccttcatgtaataatgtgtgtgggtgtgtctgctctccttcatgtaataatgtatgtgggtgtgtctgctctccttcatgtaataatgtgtgtgggtgtgtctgctctccttcatgtaataatgtgtgtgggtgtgtctgctctccttcatgtaataatgtatgtgggtgtgtctgctctccttcatgtaataatgtatgtgggtgtgtctgctctccttcatgtaataatgtgtgtgggtgtgtctgctctccttcatgtaataatgtatgtgggtgtgtctgCTCTCCTTCATGTAATAATGTGTGTGGGTTTGTCTGCTCTACTTCATGTaataatgtgtgtgggtgtgtctgctctccttcatgtaataatgtatgtgggtgtgtctgcgctccttcatgtaataatgtatgtgggtgtgtctgctctccttcatgtaataatgtatgtgggtgtgtctgcgctccttcatgtaataatgtatgtgggtgtgtctgctctccttcatgtaataatgtgtgtgggtgtgtctgctctccttcatgtaataatgtatgtgggtgtgtctgctctccttcatgtaataatgtatgtgggtgtgtctgctctccttcatgtaataatgtatgtgggtgtgtctgctctccttcatgtaataatgtatgtgggtgtgtctgcgctccttcatgtaataatgtatgtgggtgtgtctgctctccttcatgtaataatgtgtgtgggtgtgtctgctctccttcatgtaataatgtatgtgggtgtgtctgctctccttcatgtaataatgtatgtgggtgtgtctgctctccttcatgtaataatgtgtgtgggt
It contains:
- the LOC120018241 gene encoding serine/threonine-protein kinase PAK 1-like, whose product is MSDNGDVEDKPPAPPMRNTSTLIGSCSKDPAPHGSKPLPPNPEDRKKKDRSIMSILTGGGDKTNKKKERPEISLPSDFEHTIHVGFDAVTGEFTGMPEQWARLLQTSNITKLEQKKNPQAVLDVLKFYDSKETNNSQKYMSFTDKSSDNYSCSNTSSSKAVSETPAIATVSEDEDEDEATPPPVVAPRPEHTKSIYTRSVIDPLPAPPTRDVATSPISPPPPEGATSAITPPTSPSPGPSLPRPADKTRKKKMSDEEILEKLRSIVSVGDPKKKYTRFEKIGQGASGTVYTAIDIATGQEVAIKQMNLQQQPKKELIINEILVMRENKNPNIVNYLDSYLVGEELWVVMEYLAGGSLTDVVTETCMDEAQIAAVCRECLQALEFLHSNQVIHRDIKSDNILLGMDGSVKLTDFGFCAQITPEQSKRSTMVGTPYWMAPEVVTRKAYGPKVDIWSLGIMAIEMVEGEPPYLNENPLRALYLIATNGTPELQNPEKLSSVFRDFLNCCLEMDVEKRGSANDLLQHQFLKVAKPLSSLTPLIQAAKEAAKANR